A window of the Brumimicrobium sp. genome harbors these coding sequences:
- a CDS encoding T9SS type A sorting domain-containing protein: MKKKLLIGSLLFTTTLFGQLSMEWSKSTNPGSGDVNFNDVAEMADGGSIAVGWAYHDVYSDDLPATGYQGGKDILIQIRDADGNIDYEDNTKNYYWGGTKNEEAYRVKKTSDGGFIICGYSISVIDGQGDGSHKCGLVIKLDNQGQQEWFKLRKIGSNDFEIRDIIENMDGSFTYVGYVQSGTTPRLYVAKLDTDGSIIWSNTYFDGPQYYRVKGHSIAETSDGDFIVLGSSDDMISYSGKVSGDYDLCLIHLSSSGAVISKKGFGGSGVEKFAQIQRTSDNNFVIIGTTTSNNEAFSMNTAGNMQVYVLKVDADLTKLSLKTFGGSLEEYVWDTMSFVEEADGKLTICADTKSNNGNVVGSQGERNIWIFRISANGNVLYSSNCFGGSNLLYARGFTNLSTGGYLIVGADGTNDNYWQGYTMKINENTSGFDINMDNAISIYPNPTRNILHVEGLEKSEKFVLTNMLGQEMMRISLDENNSKFSMETLPNGIYFLRNSDLSISKKIIKE; this comes from the coding sequence ATGAAGAAAAAATTACTAATAGGTTCATTATTATTTACTACTACTTTATTTGGCCAATTATCTATGGAGTGGAGCAAATCAACTAATCCTGGAAGTGGGGATGTGAATTTTAATGACGTGGCTGAAATGGCAGATGGAGGAAGTATAGCTGTTGGCTGGGCATACCATGATGTATATTCTGATGATTTGCCAGCTACAGGTTACCAAGGGGGAAAGGATATCTTAATACAAATAAGAGATGCGGATGGAAACATCGATTATGAAGATAATACAAAAAATTATTATTGGGGAGGTACAAAGAATGAAGAAGCATATCGTGTCAAAAAAACTTCAGATGGAGGTTTCATTATTTGTGGGTATTCTATATCAGTTATAGATGGACAAGGAGATGGTAGTCACAAATGTGGTTTAGTAATTAAATTAGACAATCAAGGCCAGCAAGAGTGGTTTAAACTTCGTAAAATAGGATCTAACGATTTTGAAATTCGAGATATTATAGAAAACATGGATGGTTCTTTTACGTATGTTGGCTATGTTCAATCAGGAACAACTCCACGGCTTTATGTTGCGAAGTTAGATACAGATGGGTCTATTATTTGGAGTAATACCTATTTTGATGGGCCACAATATTATAGGGTCAAAGGACATTCTATCGCAGAAACCTCAGATGGCGATTTTATTGTTTTAGGGTCTTCTGATGATATGATTAGTTATTCAGGTAAAGTATCTGGAGACTATGATCTCTGCCTTATACATCTAAGTTCAAGTGGTGCTGTTATTTCTAAGAAAGGATTTGGAGGTTCTGGGGTAGAGAAGTTTGCACAGATTCAACGTACTTCAGATAATAATTTCGTTATTATAGGTACCACGACTTCAAATAATGAAGCTTTCTCAATGAACACAGCTGGAAATATGCAGGTGTATGTGTTAAAGGTAGATGCAGACTTAACCAAATTATCTCTAAAAACATTTGGAGGTTCATTGGAAGAATATGTTTGGGATACGATGAGTTTTGTGGAAGAAGCAGATGGAAAACTTACTATTTGTGCAGATACAAAATCAAATAATGGGAATGTTGTAGGATCACAAGGAGAAAGAAATATATGGATATTTCGTATATCAGCAAATGGTAATGTATTATATTCAAGTAATTGTTTTGGAGGAAGTAATCTTCTATATGCCAGAGGATTTACAAACTTGTCTACTGGGGGCTATCTAATTGTGGGTGCAGATGGAACAAATGATAATTATTGGCAAGGATATACTATGAAAATTAATGAAAACACTTCTGGATTTGATATTAATATGGATAATGCAATTAGTATTTATCCGAACCCAACTAGAAATATACTGCATGTAGAAGGTCTAGAGAAGAGTGAAAAGTTTGTTTTGACCAATATGCTTGGACAAGAAATGATGCGTATTAGTTTGGATGAAAATAATTCTAAATTCTCAATGGAAACTCTTCCGAATGGTATTTATTTCTTGAGAAATTCAGACTTATCTATCTCAAAGAAAATTATAAAAGAATAA
- a CDS encoding T9SS type A sorting domain-containing protein — protein MKTRLLILLLFIGTSFINAQNYSIQLLKNINPNGSSSPNSFFEFNDKVYFAADDGINGSELWVTDGTALGTKMVKDLNPSESSNPHNFFVFNNKLYFIASNHTNTNPEFINDEIWMTDGTASGTQMLKDIKPGIFSSDPQILYVDQDIFYFSADDGVNGVELWVSDGTPLGTKLLKNINPGSGGSNPRSFILFENNLFFVATNGINGYEIWQTDGTMSGTQLLKDINPGNASSNPNNFTILNNKLYFSANDDMNGMELWVTDGTYTGTTLVKDIRVGGDGSNPSNLAVWNNKIYFAADDGANGVELWVTDGTALGTNMVKDLNSSQSSNPHNFFVFNNKLYFIASNHTNTNPDFINDEIWMTDGTATGTQMLKDIRPGIFSSNPQIIYVDQDIFYFSADDGMNGVELWKSDGTTIGTQMLKDINGPGGSNPMGMLVWNGNFFFTADGGSSFSDIQLWRTDGTYSGTEMLLPSFNPKYNSLATTNYFVYQGDFYFTANYNNTIGLELYKFTDLTLDISDDTAIGTIAIYPNPTQDILTVEGLTKVEIFSITNDLGQEVWRSILGKDKNTFSIENLPNGIYLLHNRDYTIQKKVIKE, from the coding sequence ATGAAAACACGGTTACTTATACTATTACTTTTTATAGGGACATCTTTTATCAATGCACAGAATTATTCCATACAATTGTTGAAGAATATTAATCCGAATGGTAGTTCTAGCCCGAATTCATTTTTTGAATTCAATGATAAAGTATATTTTGCAGCAGATGATGGCATAAATGGATCAGAATTATGGGTAACTGATGGTACTGCGTTAGGTACTAAGATGGTTAAAGATTTAAACCCTTCTGAGAGCAGCAATCCGCATAATTTTTTTGTATTTAATAATAAACTCTACTTCATCGCATCTAATCACACGAATACCAACCCAGAATTTATTAATGATGAGATATGGATGACGGATGGTACGGCTTCTGGGACTCAAATGTTGAAGGATATAAAACCAGGTATCTTTTCCAGTGACCCACAAATCTTATATGTAGATCAGGATATCTTCTATTTTTCTGCAGATGATGGAGTAAACGGTGTTGAACTGTGGGTGTCTGATGGAACACCACTAGGTACAAAGTTGTTAAAGAATATAAATCCAGGTAGTGGAGGTAGTAATCCACGTTCATTTATTTTATTTGAGAATAATTTATTCTTTGTAGCTACTAATGGTATAAATGGTTATGAAATTTGGCAAACAGATGGAACAATGTCAGGGACACAGCTTTTAAAAGATATAAACCCAGGCAATGCAAGTTCTAACCCCAACAATTTTACCATTTTGAATAATAAACTCTATTTTTCTGCAAATGATGATATGAATGGTATGGAATTATGGGTTACTGATGGTACTTATACTGGAACAACTTTAGTTAAAGATATTCGTGTTGGTGGAGATGGTAGTAATCCTTCTAATCTTGCTGTTTGGAATAATAAAATCTATTTTGCAGCAGATGATGGTGCAAATGGAGTAGAGTTGTGGGTGACAGATGGTACGGCATTAGGTACAAATATGGTTAAAGATTTAAACTCTTCTCAGAGCAGCAATCCACATAATTTTTTTGTATTTAATAATAAACTTTATTTCATCGCTTCTAACCATACGAATACCAACCCAGATTTTATTAATGATGAGATATGGATGACGGATGGTACGGCTACTGGGACTCAAATGTTGAAGGATATAAGACCAGGTATCTTTTCTAGTAACCCACAAATCATATACGTAGATCAGGATATCTTCTATTTTTCTGCAGATGATGGAATGAATGGAGTTGAATTATGGAAGTCAGATGGGACTACAATTGGGACTCAAATGTTAAAAGATATAAATGGTCCTGGTGGTAGTAACCCAATGGGAATGCTTGTATGGAATGGAAATTTTTTCTTTACTGCAGATGGAGGTAGTTCTTTTAGCGATATTCAATTATGGAGGACAGATGGAACCTATTCTGGTACAGAGATGCTCCTTCCTAGCTTCAATCCTAAATATAATTCATTAGCGACAACAAACTATTTTGTTTATCAAGGGGACTTCTATTTTACTGCAAATTATAATAATACTATTGGACTTGAATTGTATAAGTTTACGGATTTAACATTAGACATATCAGATGATACAGCAATAGGAACGATTGCGATATATCCAAATCCAACTCAAGATATATTGACTGTGGAAGGATTAACTAAAGTAGAGATATTTAGTATCACAAATGATCTTGGTCAGGAGGTATGGAGATCTATATTAGGAAAAGATAAAAATACTTTCTCTATTGAGAATTTACCAAATGGAATCTACCTATTACATAACCGAGATTATACTATCCAGAAAAAGGTGATTAAAGAATAG
- a CDS encoding Rrf2 family transcriptional regulator — protein sequence MFSKSCEYGIKATLYLAKHSLNSEDKVGVKDIAKEIESPEAFTAKILQILSRAKVVHSLKGPTGGFYIPKDKLKEIKLVDIVNAIDGDTIYEGCGLGLSDCNDETPCPVHNQFKIIKEKLKRMLVKTSLYELATDLDSGFTFLKR from the coding sequence ATGTTTTCTAAATCGTGTGAATACGGAATAAAAGCTACATTATATCTTGCAAAACATTCTTTGAATAGTGAAGATAAAGTAGGAGTTAAGGATATTGCTAAAGAGATTGAATCTCCTGAAGCATTTACAGCAAAAATTTTACAGATTCTTTCACGTGCTAAGGTAGTTCATTCTCTAAAAGGCCCTACAGGTGGTTTTTATATTCCTAAGGATAAGTTAAAAGAAATAAAATTAGTTGATATTGTAAATGCAATCGATGGAGATACTATCTATGAAGGATGTGGCTTAGGTTTATCAGATTGTAACGATGAAACTCCTTGCCCTGTTCATAATCAGTTTAAAATTATAAAGGAAAAACTAAAGCGTATGTTAGTTAAAACTTCCTTATATGAATTAGCTACAGACCTTGATTCTGGATTCACATTCTTAAAAAGATAG
- a CDS encoding TIGR00366 family protein, with protein MKEINQRSTRIIQIFKSILPSPFTIAILLTLFTLLLAQFLTKPTDVSHGAYFLKLVTSWEGGLWDSSGGGLYFAFQMMLILVLGHILALTPIVDKLIQSLLKYCNTTASSAITVALGAMVLGLINWGLGLIFGAIIARKVGEKFALEDKPLNYGLVGAAGYVTMMVWHGGLSGSATTKCMEEGYIPAMMKQMGIEGNYPDNVPFEETIGSLMNISATLACLILIPLAIYFISKKAKEEKITIFQQENNKEESLLEEENLVRGAEKLDYSKIFGIALGIGILLIGIYKAISYQGQSSLGFIQLNFINLIFLGLSLTLHKNITNFSKALQTSIEDVSGILIQFPLYFGILAIMSNSGLIAILSNSITSIATDYTLPLFTFYSAGIVNFFVPSGGGQWAIQGPIIIETGQQLNASLPKSILAMAYGDQLTNMMQPFWALPLLGITKLKPQQLLPYTFLLMLVGVLIFSTVLLIF; from the coding sequence ATGAAAGAAATAAATCAACGTTCTACTCGAATTATTCAAATTTTTAAATCAATACTTCCTAGTCCTTTTACGATTGCAATACTATTAACTTTATTTACATTACTATTAGCTCAATTTTTAACCAAACCAACAGATGTTTCACACGGCGCTTATTTCTTAAAGCTAGTAACTTCTTGGGAAGGTGGATTATGGGATAGTTCAGGAGGTGGATTATATTTTGCCTTTCAAATGATGTTAATACTCGTATTGGGTCATATTCTTGCACTTACCCCTATTGTCGACAAACTCATACAATCGCTTTTAAAATATTGCAATACTACGGCTTCTAGTGCTATTACCGTTGCATTAGGTGCAATGGTTTTAGGATTAATTAATTGGGGTTTAGGGTTAATATTTGGTGCAATCATCGCCCGAAAGGTAGGAGAAAAATTCGCACTCGAGGACAAGCCACTAAACTATGGTTTAGTAGGAGCTGCAGGCTATGTTACCATGATGGTTTGGCACGGAGGCTTATCTGGCAGTGCCACAACAAAATGTATGGAAGAAGGCTATATTCCAGCTATGATGAAGCAAATGGGGATTGAGGGTAATTACCCAGATAATGTTCCTTTTGAAGAAACCATTGGCTCACTCATGAATATTTCTGCAACTCTTGCTTGCTTAATCTTAATTCCTTTGGCAATTTACTTTATCTCAAAGAAAGCAAAAGAAGAAAAGATTACTATTTTCCAACAAGAAAACAATAAAGAAGAATCTCTATTGGAAGAGGAGAATCTTGTAAGAGGCGCTGAAAAATTAGACTATAGTAAAATCTTTGGAATAGCTCTTGGAATAGGCATCTTGCTTATAGGAATTTATAAAGCTATAAGCTATCAAGGACAAAGCTCCTTAGGTTTTATCCAGCTCAATTTCATTAACCTTATCTTTTTAGGGCTATCACTGACGCTACATAAAAACATTACTAATTTTTCAAAGGCGCTGCAAACTTCAATTGAAGATGTTTCCGGGATTCTAATCCAATTCCCGCTCTATTTTGGTATTTTGGCAATAATGAGTAATAGTGGATTAATCGCTATCTTATCAAATAGTATTACCTCTATTGCTACTGATTATACGCTACCCTTATTTACATTTTATAGTGCTGGAATTGTAAATTTCTTTGTCCCAAGTGGTGGTGGGCAATGGGCTATTCAAGGTCCAATTATCATTGAAACTGGACAACAATTAAATGCGAGCTTACCAAAATCTATTTTAGCAATGGCTTATGGGGATCAGTTAACGAATATGATGCAACCTTTTTGGGCACTTCCCCTTTTAGGAATAACTAAATTAAAACCTCAACAATTACTCCCCTACACCTTTCTCTTAATGCTTGTTGGAGTGCTTATATTTAGTACAGTATTATTGATTTTTTAA
- a CDS encoding nuclear transport factor 2 family protein — protein MDNSKNNEQIAANWFKAFNEHHLDNLLSLYDDNAQHFSPKLKIRQPETKGIIQGKEALHTWWQDAFDRLPDLTYTVLTITANDTRVFMEYIRQVNNEEDLIVAEVLEIENGKIIASRVYHG, from the coding sequence ATGGATAATTCTAAAAATAATGAGCAAATAGCAGCTAATTGGTTTAAGGCATTTAATGAACATCATTTAGATAATTTGTTATCCTTATACGATGACAATGCTCAACATTTTAGTCCAAAACTAAAAATACGACAACCCGAAACAAAAGGAATCATACAAGGAAAAGAAGCATTACATACTTGGTGGCAAGATGCTTTTGATCGACTACCAGATTTAACTTATACTGTATTAACCATTACAGCAAATGATACACGTGTATTTATGGAATATATTCGTCAAGTTAATAACGAAGAAGACTTAATAGTTGCAGAAGTTTTAGAAATTGAGAATGGAAAGATTATAGCATCAAGGGTCTATCACGGTTAA
- a CDS encoding DUF2147 domain-containing protein — MKLFTTFIFILIYFCSYTQIEGVWKTVDDETGEKKAVVKIYKKKDGKYYGKILEILKDLPFDSCDKCEGELKGKPLIGLEFVQRLEKKGTVWVNGTITEPKSGKSYDCKAEINNKGQLEIRAYIGIPFIGRTQTWIRMN; from the coding sequence ATGAAACTATTTACAACCTTTATTTTTATACTCATTTATTTTTGTTCTTATACACAGATTGAAGGTGTCTGGAAAACTGTAGATGATGAAACAGGAGAGAAGAAAGCTGTTGTAAAAATTTACAAGAAGAAGGACGGGAAATATTACGGAAAAATTTTAGAAATTTTAAAAGATTTACCATTTGATTCTTGTGATAAATGCGAAGGAGAGTTAAAAGGTAAGCCTCTTATTGGTCTTGAATTTGTTCAGAGATTAGAAAAAAAAGGAACTGTTTGGGTTAATGGAACTATTACAGAACCTAAATCAGGAAAATCATACGATTGTAAGGCAGAAATCAATAATAAAGGTCAATTAGAAATTAGGGCATATATTGGTATTCCTTTTATTGGACGAACCCAAACCTGGATTCGGATGAATTAA
- the lhgO gene encoding L-2-hydroxyglutarate oxidase gives MEETVFDIAIIGGGIVGAATFYKLQKRNPQLKIVIIEKEKHFADHQTGNNSGVIHSGLYYKPGSLKAKNCVEGRHELVAFAKENHVPHDVCGKVVVAKNESELPYLEKIFGIGQQNNIEGIEKINAQQIKDIEPFVEGVSGIWVPCTGIIDYRCATEKMVENALGANPDSKTVLGEEVVAIEKDGNVNTVVCATQRFKAKYLVFCGGLQADRLAKKDGVSIKEKVVGFRGDYYELTEQGKHKVKNLIYPVPNPDFPFLGVHFTRMTNGEIECGPNAVFTFKREGYNKTDFNLKDTLDALSYKGTWKLFFNNMSFGINEYRRAFSKKLFLKTLQGLIPSLTMDDLKPGRSGVRALLLSQDGDTRDDFRIEYHGHSIHVLNAPSPAATASLAIGGYIAEEAEKHFSLK, from the coding sequence GTGGAAGAGACAGTTTTTGATATCGCAATAATTGGTGGTGGAATCGTTGGAGCCGCTACTTTCTATAAATTACAAAAGAGAAATCCTCAATTAAAGATTGTAATTATTGAAAAAGAAAAGCATTTTGCAGATCATCAAACAGGAAATAATTCGGGCGTTATTCACTCGGGATTATATTACAAACCAGGATCTCTAAAAGCTAAAAATTGTGTAGAAGGAAGACATGAATTGGTTGCTTTTGCAAAAGAAAACCACGTTCCTCATGATGTGTGTGGAAAAGTAGTAGTTGCTAAAAATGAATCGGAACTACCTTATTTAGAAAAAATATTTGGAATTGGTCAACAGAACAATATTGAAGGAATTGAAAAAATTAACGCACAACAAATCAAAGATATTGAACCTTTTGTAGAAGGAGTTTCAGGAATATGGGTTCCTTGTACTGGGATTATTGATTATCGATGTGCCACAGAGAAAATGGTGGAGAATGCATTAGGTGCTAACCCTGATTCCAAAACTGTTCTCGGAGAGGAAGTGGTAGCTATTGAAAAAGATGGTAACGTCAATACAGTTGTGTGCGCTACTCAAAGATTTAAGGCAAAATATTTAGTATTTTGTGGTGGACTTCAGGCAGATCGATTAGCTAAAAAAGATGGAGTTAGTATTAAAGAAAAGGTAGTTGGCTTTAGAGGGGATTATTATGAACTGACTGAACAAGGTAAGCATAAAGTAAAAAATCTAATTTACCCTGTGCCAAACCCTGACTTCCCTTTCTTGGGAGTGCATTTTACTCGTATGACCAATGGTGAAATTGAATGCGGACCAAATGCAGTTTTTACGTTTAAGAGAGAGGGATATAACAAAACAGATTTTAACCTAAAGGATACTTTGGATGCTTTAAGTTATAAAGGAACGTGGAAGCTGTTTTTTAACAACATGTCATTTGGCATCAATGAATATAGGAGAGCATTTTCTAAAAAACTATTCTTAAAAACACTACAAGGACTAATACCTTCGTTAACGATGGATGATTTAAAACCTGGTAGATCTGGAGTAAGAGCCTTATTATTGTCACAAGATGGAGATACGCGTGATGACTTTAGAATTGAATATCACGGACACTCGATTCATGTGCTAAACGCTCCATCCCCCGCAGCAACAGCTTCATTGGCTATTGGAGGATATATTGCAGAGGAAGCAGAAAAACATTTTAGTCTAAAATAA
- a CDS encoding DUF4294 domain-containing protein, producing MKYLFFLFFILLHGVFFAQNEEDTTIRRIQVYDGFSISNRFHSEYRNLLPKVQKVYPLALEAAKIIDSLNQELGESKNKRQQKKIKTQTKKDLKENFKFLVKDLYVSEGQVLMKLIYRETGMSVNEIIRKYGSGAQAAFYSGMAYFFEQDLDAVYHPNDEDFVIECIVQDIKSGKVYCNKVIKTINKQEYKENMKEYRIQRKKTSKVVKDQKKKDKSSKKKK from the coding sequence ATGAAATATCTATTTTTTTTATTTTTTATTTTATTGCACGGAGTTTTTTTTGCCCAAAATGAGGAGGATACTACTATTAGACGTATCCAAGTATATGATGGCTTTAGCATCTCGAATCGTTTTCATAGCGAGTATAGAAATTTACTTCCTAAAGTACAGAAAGTATATCCTTTGGCATTAGAAGCAGCTAAAATTATAGATTCTTTGAATCAAGAATTAGGAGAATCAAAGAATAAAAGACAACAAAAAAAGATTAAGACTCAAACAAAAAAAGATTTAAAAGAGAATTTTAAATTCTTAGTGAAAGATTTATATGTTTCAGAAGGTCAGGTGTTAATGAAATTAATCTATCGAGAAACTGGTATGTCTGTCAATGAAATAATACGAAAATATGGAAGTGGAGCTCAAGCTGCTTTCTATTCAGGTATGGCTTATTTCTTTGAACAAGATTTAGATGCTGTTTATCACCCTAACGATGAAGATTTTGTTATAGAATGTATAGTTCAAGATATTAAATCAGGAAAAGTTTATTGTAATAAGGTGATTAAAACAATTAATAAACAGGAATATAAAGAAAACATGAAAGAGTATAGGATACAACGCAAGAAAACGAGTAAAGTGGTTAAAGACCAAAAGAAAAAGGATAAATCTTCTAAAAAGAAGAAATAA
- the yajC gene encoding preprotein translocase subunit YajC, whose translation MGQGGSQLIMLVLILGVFYFLMIRPQMKKQKELKKFREGLAVGDKVVTIGGLHGKILEIGDTNVLLSCEGSSKIRVEKSAISTGIDEQQLASTDK comes from the coding sequence ATGGGACAAGGAGGATCACAATTAATAATGTTAGTTTTAATCTTAGGAGTATTTTATTTCTTAATGATACGCCCACAGATGAAAAAACAAAAAGAATTAAAGAAATTTAGAGAAGGGTTAGCTGTCGGTGATAAAGTTGTGACTATTGGCGGTTTACATGGGAAAATTTTGGAAATCGGTGATACAAACGTATTGTTGAGTTGCGAAGGAAGCTCTAAAATTCGAGTAGAAAAAAGCGCTATCTCAACAGGAATTGACGAGCAGCAATTAGCTAGCACAGACAAGTAA
- a CDS encoding DUF1573 domain-containing protein produces the protein MKKILICLFLIALVSCSGKGDNEMQVGQYTTIEVEEVYDAGTVAKGEIIKADIIIKNTGKYPLVIANIEPACSCTVSEYDEDPIDPGKTSIIKTEVDTDKTGKGKIMKPINITANTRPSTTTVTIKATVN, from the coding sequence ATGAAGAAAATATTAATTTGTTTGTTTCTTATTGCGCTTGTTTCTTGCTCCGGAAAAGGAGACAACGAAATGCAAGTAGGGCAATATACTACCATAGAGGTAGAGGAAGTTTATGATGCAGGAACCGTTGCAAAGGGAGAAATTATTAAAGCAGATATTATAATTAAGAATACTGGGAAATATCCATTGGTTATCGCAAATATTGAGCCCGCATGCAGTTGTACGGTTTCTGAATATGATGAAGATCCAATTGATCCAGGAAAAACAAGTATTATCAAAACAGAAGTAGATACGGATAAAACTGGAAAAGGGAAAATTATGAAGCCTATCAATATTACGGCAAATACACGCCCTTCTACTACAACTGTAACCATCAAAGCAACAGTAAATTAA
- the nusB gene encoding transcription antitermination factor NusB, whose product MLNRRHLRIKVLQTLYAFTQTEGVEFLWAKKELLKAIDQMYVLYISLLQIFPELKVKAERRIDDNKNKYLPSEEDLHPNEKFVNNKVIQLIEGNTELRRQTEIIKANWMGAEKQELMRKLFMQILQSETYFEFMNNNKEGFEEDKEFMVQLFKTEIANFELLYDFFEEQSVYWMDDIDLTCSMVLKTIKSFEENKENRNEILPLYKADDDEQEFIVTLLREAIQNREDNLRIIDQLTKNWELERIAKMDVLLMELAITELIHFNNIPTKVTLNEYIDISKYYSTPKSNVFINGILDKAIELLEKEGRIKKTGRGLIKE is encoded by the coding sequence ATGCTAAACAGAAGACATTTACGTATTAAAGTCTTACAAACTCTCTACGCCTTCACGCAAACTGAAGGCGTAGAGTTTCTATGGGCTAAAAAAGAATTGCTGAAAGCAATAGATCAGATGTATGTTTTATACATCTCATTGCTTCAGATTTTCCCGGAATTAAAAGTAAAAGCTGAAAGAAGAATTGATGACAACAAAAATAAGTATCTGCCATCAGAAGAAGATTTGCATCCCAATGAAAAGTTTGTAAATAACAAAGTCATTCAACTTATTGAGGGAAACACGGAGTTACGCCGTCAGACCGAAATCATCAAGGCTAATTGGATGGGGGCTGAAAAGCAAGAATTGATGCGCAAATTATTTATGCAAATTCTACAGTCTGAAACCTATTTCGAATTCATGAACAACAACAAAGAAGGATTTGAAGAGGACAAAGAATTTATGGTGCAATTATTCAAAACTGAAATAGCCAATTTTGAACTCCTTTATGATTTTTTTGAGGAACAAAGTGTGTATTGGATGGATGATATAGATTTAACTTGCTCCATGGTCTTGAAAACGATTAAATCATTTGAGGAAAATAAAGAAAATAGAAATGAAATTCTTCCTTTATACAAAGCAGATGATGACGAGCAAGAATTCATTGTTACATTATTACGGGAAGCTATCCAGAACAGAGAAGATAATCTACGGATAATTGATCAACTTACTAAGAACTGGGAACTTGAGCGTATTGCTAAAATGGATGTTTTATTAATGGAATTAGCCATTACTGAATTGATTCACTTTAACAATATCCCAACAAAGGTTACCCTGAATGAATACATTGATATTTCTAAATATTATAGTACTCCAAAAAGTAATGTATTTATCAATGGTATTCTTGATAAAGCGATTGAATTATTAGAGAAAGAAGGGAGAATCAAAAAAACAGGAAGAGGTTTAATCAAAGAATAA
- a CDS encoding leucine dehydrogenase, with protein MSEYNHEQLLFCNDNATGLKAIIAVHNTTLGPALGGTRMWMYNNELEALNDVLRLSRGMTYKNSISGLNLGGGKAVIIGDSKTMKSEALFRRFGQFVNSLGGKYITAEDVGINPNDMSYVNMETNHVVGLPGKSGDPSPITALGVYVGMKACVKKQTGNDSLAGKKVAVQGIGHVGEYLVKHLRDENAEVFITDINQDALKRVANTYGAKVVGIDEIYDIDMDIYAPCALGATVNDDTLSRLKCSIIAGSANNQLANEVKQGNDILDKGIIYAPDFAINAGGVINVYAEVVGVSSEWALRKAEGIYDTIYQIIDRSAKEKIPTYAIANKVAEERIEAVGKLKLPY; from the coding sequence ATGAGTGAGTACAATCACGAACAACTTTTATTTTGTAATGATAATGCTACAGGTTTAAAAGCAATTATAGCAGTTCATAACACCACATTGGGACCTGCATTAGGAGGAACTCGTATGTGGATGTATAACAACGAGTTAGAAGCTTTAAACGATGTATTACGTCTTTCAAGAGGTATGACTTACAAGAATTCTATCTCCGGATTAAACCTTGGAGGAGGTAAAGCAGTTATCATTGGAGATTCTAAAACTATGAAATCTGAAGCATTATTTAGACGTTTTGGACAATTCGTTAACAGTTTAGGAGGGAAATATATCACAGCTGAAGACGTAGGTATCAATCCAAACGATATGTCTTATGTGAATATGGAAACAAATCACGTAGTTGGTTTACCAGGAAAAAGTGGTGATCCATCTCCAATTACAGCATTGGGAGTATATGTTGGGATGAAAGCTTGTGTTAAAAAGCAAACTGGAAATGATAGTTTGGCAGGAAAGAAAGTTGCTGTTCAAGGTATTGGTCATGTTGGTGAATATTTAGTAAAGCACTTAAGAGATGAAAATGCAGAAGTATTTATCACTGATATTAATCAAGATGCTTTAAAAAGAGTAGCTAACACATATGGAGCAAAAGTAGTTGGAATAGACGAAATTTATGATATTGACATGGACATCTATGCACCTTGTGCATTAGGAGCTACTGTAAATGATGATACACTTTCTCGTCTAAAATGTTCTATTATCGCTGGTTCTGCAAACAACCAATTGGCCAACGAAGTAAAACAAGGAAATGATATCTTAGATAAAGGAATCATTTATGCACCTGACTTTGCTATCAATGCAGGAGGTGTTATCAACGTATATGCAGAAGTAGTAGGAGTTTCTTCTGAATGGGCACTAAGAAAAGCTGAAGGTATCTACGATACTATCTACCAAATTATTGACCGTTCGGCAAAAGAAAAGATCCCAACTTATGCTATTGCAAATAAGGTAGCAGAAGAAAGAATAGAGGCAGTTGGAAAATTAAAATTACCTTATTAA